A genome region from Thermomonospora amylolytica includes the following:
- a CDS encoding DEAD/DEAH box helicase has protein sequence MPTFAELGLPDALVSALARQGITSPFPIQAAAVPDVLAGRDVLGRGKTGSGKTLAFGLPLLARIAGRRARSRRPLALVLVPTRELAQQVQTDLEPLGRALGLHFKTVIGQTSMTRQIDALRRGVEVLVATPGRLKDLMRQGACDLGDVEIVVLDEADHMADMGFLPDVTDILDAARPGGQRLLFSATLDRDVDVLVRRYLNDPVTHAIGPVDEPVATMEHHLLLIAPRDKAAITAAIANREGRTILFARTKHGVDRLAKQLAQVGVRAGALHGGKSQGLRTRTLAEFREGRISVLVATDVAARGIHVDDVSLVLHIDPPADHKDYMHRAGRTARAGESGTVVTLVLPHQVRSTTAMTRRAGVEANRLKVTLDDENLVRLTGARRPSGIPITEPIIPERPRRPRPSTGGRPRRRTSRDTHTDRTSHNGDRPRTPRHRSNSRPAHQP, from the coding sequence GTGCCCACCTTCGCCGAACTCGGCCTGCCGGACGCCCTGGTCTCCGCGCTGGCCCGGCAGGGCATCACCAGCCCGTTCCCGATCCAGGCCGCCGCCGTCCCCGACGTCCTGGCCGGGCGTGACGTGCTCGGGCGCGGCAAGACCGGCTCCGGCAAGACGCTGGCGTTCGGGCTGCCGCTGCTGGCCCGGATCGCCGGTCGGCGGGCCCGCTCGCGGCGGCCGCTGGCGCTGGTCCTGGTGCCGACCCGCGAGCTGGCCCAGCAGGTGCAGACCGACCTGGAGCCGCTGGGCCGCGCGCTCGGCCTGCACTTCAAGACGGTCATCGGGCAGACCTCGATGACCCGGCAGATCGACGCGCTGCGCCGCGGCGTGGAGGTCCTGGTGGCCACCCCGGGACGGCTCAAGGACCTGATGCGGCAGGGCGCCTGCGACCTCGGCGACGTCGAGATCGTGGTGCTGGACGAGGCCGACCACATGGCCGACATGGGCTTCCTGCCCGACGTCACCGACATCCTGGACGCGGCCCGTCCCGGCGGGCAGCGGCTGCTGTTCTCGGCGACCCTGGACAGGGACGTGGACGTCCTGGTCAGGCGGTACCTGAACGACCCGGTCACGCACGCCATCGGCCCGGTGGACGAGCCGGTCGCCACCATGGAGCACCACCTGCTGCTGATCGCGCCGCGCGACAAGGCCGCCATCACCGCCGCCATCGCCAACCGTGAGGGCCGCACCATCCTGTTCGCCCGCACCAAGCACGGCGTGGACCGGCTGGCCAAGCAGCTCGCCCAGGTCGGCGTACGGGCCGGCGCCCTGCACGGCGGCAAGAGCCAGGGCCTGCGCACCCGCACCCTGGCGGAGTTCCGCGAGGGCCGGATCAGCGTGCTGGTGGCCACCGACGTCGCCGCCCGCGGCATCCACGTGGACGACGTCAGCCTGGTCCTGCACATCGACCCGCCCGCCGACCACAAGGACTACATGCACCGCGCCGGCCGCACCGCCCGCGCCGGCGAGAGCGGCACCGTCGTCACCCTGGTGCTCCCCCACCAGGTCCGTTCCACCACCGCGATGACCCGCCGCGCCGGCGTCGAGGCCAACCGCCTCAAGGTCACCCTCGACGACGAGAACCTGGTCCGCCTCACCGGCGCCCGCCGCCCCAGCGGCATCCCCATCACCGAGCCGATCATCCCCGAACGCCCCCGCCGCCCCCGCCCGTCCACGGGTGGCCGCCCCCGTCGCCGCACCTCCCGCGACACCCACACGGACCGTACGTCCCACAACGGCGACCGCCCCCGCACCCCCCGCCACCGCAGCAACTCCCGCCCGGCCCACCAGCCCTGA
- a CDS encoding SMI1/KNR4 family protein, with product MHWAVEQLVAVLEPPAGGGDQVDWERVREEYGVMFPADYRSFVETYGGGVIDDYIGISTPPVEGSVYGHLLGDGPFVSGQRHPEGYPYYPDPGGILLWGYSTHGDDAYWHCTSEDPDEWTVLVFTRQVAYGEDHWKPFGGGMVELLLASIRDGRPSPFSDSTSPSAKSVFTSWRDE from the coding sequence ATGCACTGGGCGGTAGAGCAGTTGGTCGCTGTCCTGGAGCCGCCTGCCGGTGGCGGGGACCAGGTCGACTGGGAGCGGGTCCGGGAGGAGTACGGGGTGATGTTCCCGGCCGACTACCGGAGCTTTGTGGAGACCTATGGCGGGGGTGTCATCGACGACTACATCGGTATCAGCACCCCTCCGGTGGAGGGATCGGTGTACGGGCATCTCCTGGGAGACGGCCCGTTCGTCTCGGGGCAGCGGCATCCGGAGGGGTATCCGTACTACCCGGACCCCGGCGGGATCCTGCTCTGGGGATACAGCACGCACGGCGATGACGCCTACTGGCACTGCACCAGTGAGGACCCCGACGAGTGGACGGTGCTGGTCTTCACGCGCCAGGTGGCGTACGGAGAGGATCACTGGAAGCCGTTCGGTGGCGGGATGGTGGAACTCCTGCTCGCGAGCATCAGGGACGGTCGTCCCAGTCCGTTCAGCGACTCGACCAGCCCTTCTGCGAAATCGGTGTTCACGAGCTGGCGCGACGAGTAG
- a CDS encoding acyltransferase: protein MSLKHVLATRARRALHSAVHRGWEWVQRHGEITPATPGRRRFAYLGEGACIGFPVGAIYGEPWISIGDHTLVGTHVTISAGFVPGLDLGPDLIVKIGSGCSLGRGTHIVGHQSIEIGDHVFTGPNVYITDQNHTYGDLDMPIGRQWPENRPVVIGDGCWIGTGAIILPGTRLGRNVAVAGGAVVRGEFPDHCVIGGVPAKILRRHDPEEGWIPPMRSPRPLASLEELAKLSAEGLAGLQALQDKLREEAS from the coding sequence ATGTCGCTGAAACACGTTCTGGCCACGCGGGCTCGGCGGGCCCTGCACTCCGCCGTGCACCGCGGCTGGGAGTGGGTCCAACGGCACGGTGAGATCACCCCCGCCACCCCCGGACGCCGCCGCTTCGCCTACCTGGGCGAGGGGGCCTGCATCGGGTTCCCGGTGGGCGCCATCTACGGCGAGCCGTGGATCTCGATCGGAGACCACACCCTGGTCGGCACCCACGTCACCATCTCCGCCGGCTTCGTGCCCGGCCTGGACCTGGGCCCCGACCTGATCGTCAAGATCGGCAGCGGCTGCTCGCTGGGCCGCGGCACGCACATCGTGGGCCACCAGTCGATCGAGATCGGCGACCACGTCTTCACCGGCCCGAACGTCTACATCACCGACCAGAACCACACCTACGGCGACCTGGACATGCCGATCGGCCGCCAGTGGCCGGAGAACAGGCCGGTCGTCATCGGCGACGGCTGCTGGATCGGCACCGGCGCGATCATCCTCCCCGGCACCAGGCTCGGCCGCAACGTCGCGGTCGCCGGCGGCGCGGTCGTCCGCGGCGAGTTCCCCGACCACTGCGTCATCGGCGGCGTCCCCGCCAAGATCCTCCGCCGCCACGACCCCGAGGAGGGCTGGATCCCTCCCATGCGCTCCCCCCGCCCCCTGGCCTCCCTGGAGGAGCTCGCCAAGCTCTCCGCCGAGGGCCTCGCAGGACTCCAGGCCCTCCAGGACAAGCTCCGCGAGGAAGCGAGTTGA
- a CDS encoding cytochrome P450: protein MLLALDGERHRRVRGVAQRGFSAGRIARLRPQVEALAERLLDLMVAGGDRAELFGRFGLPFALGNITRMLGVHDADYAQIRAWGDGLLAAGPDAARRSRVAVEQMSAYMGGLVAQRRARPDEGLLSEVVARGDEAGLTDPELVMLAVALIIAGWETTAAAIVTFTYTLLTTEADGGSAYRLLCRRPDLIPGAIEELLRTVPNSRLDSQPRRANADVTLAGVTIRAGDLVIPAHDAAGRDPAVFPDPERFDVTRTPNPHLAFGHGPHFCLGAHLGRLELRVAFAALTRRLPDLRLAVADEDLTWRTATTIRCPEQLPVTW, encoded by the coding sequence TTGCTGCTGGCTCTGGACGGCGAGCGGCACCGCCGTGTCCGCGGGGTCGCGCAGCGCGGTTTCTCCGCCGGGCGCATCGCCCGGCTCCGTCCGCAGGTCGAGGCGCTGGCCGAACGGCTTCTGGACTTGATGGTCGCGGGAGGCGACCGCGCGGAGCTGTTCGGCCGGTTCGGGTTGCCGTTCGCGCTGGGCAACATCACCCGCATGCTCGGGGTCCACGATGCGGACTATGCGCAGATCCGCGCGTGGGGGGACGGGTTGCTGGCCGCCGGTCCCGACGCCGCCCGGCGGTCCCGGGTCGCCGTCGAGCAGATGTCGGCCTACATGGGCGGGCTGGTCGCGCAGCGGCGCGCCCGGCCGGACGAGGGCCTGCTCAGCGAGGTGGTGGCCCGCGGGGACGAGGCGGGGCTGACCGATCCGGAACTGGTCATGCTGGCGGTCGCACTGATCATCGCCGGATGGGAGACGACCGCCGCCGCGATCGTGACCTTCACCTACACCCTGCTCACCACCGAGGCGGACGGCGGCAGCGCCTACCGGCTGCTGTGCCGCCGGCCGGACCTGATCCCCGGCGCGATCGAGGAACTGCTCCGGACCGTGCCGAACTCGAGGCTGGACAGCCAGCCCCGCCGCGCCAACGCCGACGTCACGCTCGCCGGCGTCACGATCCGCGCCGGGGATCTCGTCATCCCGGCGCATGACGCGGCCGGACGGGACCCGGCCGTCTTCCCCGACCCGGAACGCTTCGACGTCACCCGCACCCCCAACCCTCACCTGGCGTTCGGGCATGGCCCGCACTTCTGTCTCGGGGCGCATCTGGGCCGCCTGGAACTCCGGGTCGCGTTCGCCGCCCTCACCCGGCGGCTCCCGGACCTGCGGCTGGCCGTCGCGGACGAGGACCTGACGTGGCGGACCGCCACGACGATCCGCTGCCCCGAGCAACTTCCCGTCACCTGGTAG
- a CDS encoding sulfatase family protein, which translates to MIDANGGSGGPLLNRRRFLAGTAGLAAVAGVCGGTPRPVAASRRRPNILLIVTDDQPLGTEWATPSIRGATFTRAYATTPLCGPSRASILTGRYAHHHGVLQNARPQRLDQRTTLPYLLRDQGGYRTAIFGKYLNGWRVRHAPPHFDEYAIMHPPLYENARWNVNGTIATHPAYTTSLIRQQAVDFLRRHRGGSHPWFLYVAPYAPHEPFLPEAAYADLEVPPWNGNPAVEETGKASKPAYIRDADGTLEDGRYIRAAQLRSLRSVDDLFRALWNELAAQNALDDTLIIVVSDNGYCWADHGWTSKSVPYAPSTRIPLTIHWPAGGLRPGHRDDRLVANIDIAPTVLDAAGVAPAAGMDGRSLLRSGDRDGLLLEWWKEGGGQAGHSWAATVTRHFQYTEHYDLELDDGRIPEDGGEIVHREYYDLRTDPHQLTNLLHKATPETWRRLGIDRLSAQLATARATSA; encoded by the coding sequence GTGATCGACGCGAACGGGGGATCGGGCGGCCCTCTGCTGAACCGCCGGAGGTTTCTGGCGGGCACGGCCGGCCTGGCGGCGGTGGCCGGGGTCTGCGGGGGCACGCCCCGCCCGGTCGCCGCGAGCCGGCGTCGCCCGAACATTCTGCTCATCGTCACCGACGACCAGCCGCTCGGCACCGAGTGGGCCACCCCGTCGATCCGCGGCGCCACGTTCACCAGGGCGTATGCGACCACGCCGCTGTGCGGGCCGTCCCGGGCGTCGATCCTGACCGGGCGGTACGCGCACCACCACGGCGTCCTGCAGAACGCGCGGCCCCAGCGGCTCGACCAGCGCACCACCCTGCCGTACCTGCTTCGCGATCAGGGCGGCTACCGCACCGCGATTTTCGGCAAGTACCTGAACGGATGGCGCGTCCGGCATGCCCCGCCGCACTTCGACGAGTACGCGATCATGCACCCGCCCCTGTACGAGAACGCCCGCTGGAACGTCAACGGCACCATCGCCACGCACCCCGCCTACACCACCTCGTTGATCAGGCAGCAGGCGGTCGACTTCTTACGGCGGCACCGGGGCGGCTCGCATCCGTGGTTCCTGTACGTGGCCCCGTACGCGCCGCATGAGCCGTTCCTGCCGGAAGCCGCGTACGCCGACCTCGAGGTTCCGCCGTGGAACGGCAACCCCGCCGTCGAGGAGACCGGCAAGGCCAGCAAGCCCGCCTACATCCGGGACGCGGACGGCACCCTTGAGGACGGCCGGTACATCCGCGCGGCCCAGCTCCGGTCGCTGCGGTCCGTCGACGACCTGTTCCGCGCGCTGTGGAACGAGCTGGCGGCCCAGAACGCGCTCGACGACACGCTGATCATCGTGGTCAGCGACAACGGCTACTGCTGGGCCGACCACGGCTGGACCAGCAAGAGCGTCCCGTACGCCCCGTCGACCAGGATCCCCCTGACGATCCACTGGCCCGCCGGGGGCCTCAGACCGGGCCACCGCGATGACCGGCTGGTCGCCAACATCGACATCGCCCCCACCGTCCTGGACGCCGCCGGAGTCGCCCCCGCCGCCGGCATGGACGGCCGTTCCCTGCTCCGCTCCGGCGACCGCGACGGCCTGCTGCTCGAATGGTGGAAGGAGGGCGGCGGCCAGGCGGGTCACAGCTGGGCGGCCACGGTCACCCGCCACTTCCAGTACACCGAGCACTACGACCTCGAACTGGACGACGGCCGCATCCCCGAAGACGGCGGCGAGATCGTGCACCGCGAGTACTACGACCTGCGCACCGACCCCCACCAGCTGACCAACCTCCTCCACAAGGCCACCCCGGAGACCTGGCGCCGCCTGGGCATCGACCGCCTGTCCGCCCAACTGGCCACCGCCCGAGCCACCTCCGCCTGA
- a CDS encoding cell division protein CrgA: MAKSKVRKKAVYTPPQKTQKVEVSPRWLVPTMLTLWLVGLIWIATFYVTASTGTEVPLMTDLGNWNLGIGFGAIILGVALSTRWR; this comes from the coding sequence GTGGCCAAGTCGAAAGTCCGCAAGAAGGCCGTCTACACGCCGCCGCAGAAGACCCAGAAGGTCGAGGTCAGCCCGCGCTGGCTGGTCCCGACCATGCTCACCCTGTGGCTGGTCGGCCTGATCTGGATCGCCACCTTCTACGTGACGGCGAGCACCGGCACCGAGGTCCCGCTGATGACCGACCTGGGCAACTGGAACCTGGGCATCGGCTTCGGCGCCATCATCCTCGGCGTGGCCCTGTCCACCCGCTGGCGCTGA
- a CDS encoding anthranilate synthase component II has translation MAPRILVVDNHDSFVHTIVQYLLELGADCVVKDRSTVTVVDAADMDGVLLSPGPGHPADTAVCLDLVDHADRRRLPLLGVCLGHQVIAHAYGGKVSRAPELVHGYTSPIHHDGTGVLSGLPDPFTATRYHSLAVDPTTLPDQLEATARTPDGVIMALRHRHRPIEGVQFHPESVLSESGHHLLVNWLNTCAALT, from the coding sequence ATGGCCCCGCGGATCCTCGTGGTGGACAACCACGACAGCTTCGTCCACACCATCGTCCAGTACCTGCTCGAACTGGGCGCCGACTGCGTGGTGAAGGACCGCTCCACGGTGACGGTCGTCGACGCCGCCGACATGGACGGCGTCCTGCTGAGCCCCGGCCCCGGCCATCCCGCCGACACCGCCGTCTGCTTGGACCTGGTCGACCACGCCGACCGCCGCCGCCTTCCCCTCCTCGGCGTCTGCCTCGGCCACCAGGTCATCGCCCACGCCTACGGAGGCAAGGTCTCCCGCGCCCCCGAACTCGTCCACGGCTACACCAGCCCCATCCACCATGACGGAACGGGCGTCCTGTCCGGCCTTCCCGACCCGTTCACCGCCACCCGCTACCACTCCCTGGCCGTGGACCCCACCACCCTGCCCGACCAGCTGGAGGCCACCGCCCGCACCCCGGACGGCGTCATCATGGCCCTCCGCCACCGCCACCGCCCCATCGAGGGCGTCCAGTTCCACCCCGAGTCCGTCCTCTCCGAGTCCGGCCACCACCTGCTCGTCAACTGGCTGAACACCTGCGCCGCCCTCACCTGA
- a CDS encoding rhodanese-like domain-containing protein has protein sequence MTAVAAADPARAVAHFAGRLAFETDVSDVAADLEAGMNGIVVVDTRSREAWDQGHVPGAVHVPTREIARRAAEVAEDGATVVVYCWGPGCNGATKAALEFARLGHPVKEMIGGFEYWAREGFPVELGTGETVRRDPDPLTAPVGGPSCGC, from the coding sequence GTGACTGCGGTGGCGGCGGCCGATCCGGCTCGGGCGGTGGCGCACTTCGCGGGGCGGCTGGCGTTCGAGACCGACGTGTCGGACGTGGCGGCGGACCTCGAGGCCGGAATGAACGGGATCGTCGTGGTGGACACGCGGAGCCGGGAGGCCTGGGACCAAGGGCATGTGCCGGGGGCGGTGCACGTTCCGACGCGGGAGATCGCGCGGCGGGCGGCCGAGGTCGCGGAGGACGGGGCGACCGTGGTCGTGTACTGCTGGGGGCCGGGGTGCAACGGGGCGACGAAGGCGGCGCTGGAGTTCGCGCGGCTGGGGCATCCGGTCAAGGAGATGATCGGCGGGTTCGAGTACTGGGCGCGGGAGGGGTTCCCCGTGGAGCTGGGGACGGGGGAGACCGTGCGGCGGGACCCCGATCCGCTGACCGCGCCGGTCGGCGGGCCGTCCTGCGGCTGCTGA
- a CDS encoding class E sortase, with the protein MGELCITAGLIVLLFMTYELWGTGRYTREQQDRLNDQLLRSWSAAPGRVTTERVRIGNGIATIRIPRLGEDYRYVIVEGVGPKDLRKGPGHYPGSAMPGQVGNFVVSGHRTTYSAPFNGIDRLRDGDRILIDTRATQYVYEVTGRRIVRPTAVEVTAPVPFRPGARPTERLITLTTCHPKYSAAKRLVVFGELVEERPRRLEPSTGR; encoded by the coding sequence CTGGGCGAGCTGTGCATCACCGCCGGACTGATCGTGCTGCTGTTCATGACGTACGAGCTGTGGGGCACCGGCCGGTACACCCGCGAGCAGCAGGACCGGCTCAACGACCAGCTCCTGCGGTCGTGGAGCGCGGCACCCGGGCGGGTCACCACCGAACGGGTCAGGATCGGGAACGGGATCGCGACGATCCGCATCCCCCGGCTCGGCGAGGACTACCGGTACGTGATCGTCGAGGGTGTGGGGCCCAAGGACCTCCGCAAGGGCCCCGGCCACTACCCCGGCAGCGCCATGCCGGGACAGGTCGGCAACTTCGTCGTCTCCGGGCACCGCACCACGTACTCCGCCCCGTTCAACGGCATCGACCGGCTGCGCGACGGCGACCGCATCCTCATCGACACCCGCGCCACCCAGTACGTCTACGAGGTCACCGGCCGCCGCATCGTCAGGCCGACCGCGGTGGAGGTCACCGCCCCCGTGCCGTTCCGCCCCGGCGCCAGGCCCACCGAACGGCTGATCACCCTCACCACCTGCCACCCCAAGTACTCGGCGGCCAAACGGCTCGTCGTCTTCGGTGAACTGGTGGAGGAACGTCCCCGGCGCCTGGAACCCTCCACGGGAAGGTAG
- a CDS encoding peptidylprolyl isomerase, translating into MAEELIATMNTTYGPITLRLFPEQSPKTVANFVGLAEGSRQWTDPRTGRPSNEPLYNGTIFHRVIDGFMIQGGDPLGTGTGGPGYKFEDEVRNGLAFDRPYLLAMANAGPNTNGSQFFITLSVEQTAHLTGAHTIFGEVIAGAEVVDRIAKVPTGPRNRPVEDITIESVTIERRQS; encoded by the coding sequence ATGGCTGAGGAGCTCATCGCGACCATGAACACCACCTACGGGCCGATCACGCTCCGGTTGTTCCCCGAGCAGTCGCCCAAGACGGTGGCGAACTTCGTGGGCCTGGCGGAGGGTTCGCGCCAGTGGACCGACCCGCGCACCGGCCGCCCCTCCAACGAGCCGCTCTACAACGGGACGATCTTCCACCGGGTGATCGACGGCTTCATGATCCAGGGCGGCGACCCGCTGGGCACCGGCACCGGCGGCCCCGGCTACAAGTTCGAGGACGAGGTCCGCAACGGGCTGGCGTTCGACCGGCCGTACCTGCTGGCCATGGCCAACGCCGGGCCCAACACCAACGGCTCGCAGTTCTTCATCACCCTGTCGGTGGAGCAGACCGCCCACCTGACCGGCGCGCACACCATCTTCGGCGAGGTGATCGCGGGCGCCGAGGTGGTCGACCGGATCGCCAAGGTCCCCACCGGCCCGCGGAACCGTCCCGTCGAGGACATTACGATCGAGTCGGTGACGATCGAGCGTCGCCAGTCGTAG
- a CDS encoding helix-turn-helix domain-containing protein, with protein sequence MPIRVAGARHVVSVLAFDGMSPFELASVAEIFGLPRPELDVPWYELRVCAQEPGRPLRSLGGLSLTAEYGLDAFAAADTVMVVNVPDVRGDLPSAVLDALRAAHRRGARVVSICSGAFALAAAGLLDGRTATTHWRYADLLRRRYPKVEVDPDVLYVDDGDIATSAGSAAGLDLCLHLVRKDHGAKVAATVARRLVIPPHRDGGQAQFIEAAIAEPPDDDAIARSMSWALEHLAEPIAVADLARQAHMAPRTFIRHFRRHTGTSPLRWVIVQRIMASLPLLESGALPVEHVGAAVGFPSSATFRHHFTRIMKTTPSAYRRAMCGGDGSSHPAGSSQPRVPLA encoded by the coding sequence ATGCCGATCAGGGTGGCGGGGGCACGGCACGTGGTGTCGGTGCTGGCGTTCGACGGGATGTCGCCGTTCGAGCTGGCGTCGGTGGCGGAGATCTTCGGGCTGCCGCGGCCCGAGCTGGACGTCCCCTGGTACGAGCTGCGGGTGTGCGCGCAGGAGCCGGGGCGTCCGCTGCGCTCGCTCGGAGGGCTCTCGCTGACGGCCGAGTACGGGCTGGACGCGTTCGCCGCCGCCGACACGGTCATGGTGGTGAACGTCCCGGACGTGCGGGGCGACCTGCCGTCCGCGGTGCTCGACGCACTGCGAGCCGCCCACCGTCGCGGCGCCCGGGTGGTGTCGATCTGCTCCGGCGCGTTCGCCCTGGCCGCGGCGGGGCTGCTGGACGGGCGGACGGCGACCACGCACTGGCGGTACGCCGACCTGCTGCGGCGGCGTTATCCCAAGGTCGAGGTGGACCCCGACGTGCTGTACGTGGACGACGGCGACATCGCGACCAGCGCGGGCAGCGCCGCCGGCCTGGACCTGTGCCTGCACCTGGTCCGCAAGGACCACGGCGCGAAGGTCGCCGCCACCGTCGCCCGCCGCCTGGTGATCCCGCCGCACCGGGACGGCGGCCAGGCCCAGTTCATCGAGGCCGCGATCGCCGAACCGCCCGACGACGACGCCATCGCCCGCAGCATGTCCTGGGCCTTGGAGCACCTCGCCGAACCCATCGCCGTCGCCGACCTCGCCCGCCAGGCCCACATGGCGCCCCGCACGTTCATCCGCCACTTCCGGCGGCACACTGGGACGAGCCCGCTCCGCTGGGTGATCGTCCAGCGGATCATGGCCAGCCTCCCCCTCCTGGAGTCCGGCGCCCTCCCCGTCGAGCACGTCGGCGCGGCGGTCGGCTTCCCCAGCTCCGCCACGTTCCGCCACCACTTCACCCGGATCATGAAGACCACCCCCTCCGCCTACCGGAGGGCCATGTGCGGAGGGGACGGCTCTTCACACCCCGCAGGCTCCTCGCAGCCCCGGGTCCCGCTCGCCTAG
- a CDS encoding YdcF family protein produces the protein MPADATVPEVYRADVETLWDYHDMHHALRPCDVAIGLGSHDLGVATYTAELYHQGVIPRIVFTGATAPTTVERFPRGEAVHYREHAIELGVPADAILVEPHAANTGQNIEFTRKLLVDHGIEIRSAILVSRPYQQRRAYATAKKLWPELDVICASRPLPLDDYITGIGDVDRVINMLVGDTQRIIEYPERGFAIPQEMPAEVEAAYRRLVEAGFTARLI, from the coding sequence ATGCCCGCAGACGCCACCGTGCCCGAGGTATACCGCGCCGACGTGGAAACGCTGTGGGACTACCACGACATGCACCATGCCCTCCGGCCGTGTGACGTGGCGATCGGTCTGGGCAGTCACGATCTGGGGGTGGCCACCTACACGGCCGAGCTGTACCACCAGGGGGTCATTCCCCGCATCGTCTTCACCGGTGCGACCGCTCCGACCACCGTCGAGCGCTTTCCGCGCGGCGAAGCCGTTCATTACCGCGAGCACGCCATCGAACTGGGCGTGCCCGCCGACGCCATCCTGGTCGAGCCTCATGCCGCCAACACTGGTCAGAACATCGAGTTCACCCGCAAGCTCCTGGTCGACCATGGCATCGAGATCCGCTCCGCCATTCTGGTGTCCCGCCCCTACCAGCAGCGCCGTGCCTACGCCACCGCGAAGAAGCTGTGGCCCGAGTTGGACGTCATCTGCGCATCCCGCCCGCTCCCGCTGGACGACTACATCACCGGCATCGGAGACGTGGACCGCGTCATCAACATGCTGGTCGGTGACACCCAGCGCATCATCGAGTATCCCGAACGGGGCTTCGCCATCCCCCAGGAGATGCCGGCCGAAGTCGAAGCCGCCTACCGCCGCCTGGTCGAAGCGGGATTCACCGCCCGCCTCATCTAA
- a CDS encoding rhomboid family intramembrane serine protease: MTAQTPGAPTEAPTCYRHPGRETYVRCTRCDRYICPECMRDAAVGHQCVECVREGNRSVRQARTVFGGQVAATPVVTYTLITLNVLAYVAEVLSERVVDRFAMLGVWVDQFGMVRPGGVADGEFHRLITAAFLHSPPGSSFSITHILFNMWALWVLGSQLEQVLGRWRFTALYLLSALGGSVLLYLVNPTGAAVGASGAIFGLFGAFFVVAKRMNAPTGGIVTLLVLNLVITFTVSGISWEGHIGGLIVGGLLTAAFAFAPRANRTALHVAAVAGVFLLLMVLVVVQTVRLSDVTML; the protein is encoded by the coding sequence TTGACCGCACAGACCCCCGGCGCCCCCACCGAGGCGCCGACCTGCTACCGCCATCCCGGCCGCGAGACGTACGTCCGGTGCACCCGGTGCGACCGCTACATCTGCCCGGAGTGCATGCGCGACGCCGCCGTGGGGCACCAGTGCGTGGAGTGCGTGCGGGAGGGCAACCGCTCCGTACGGCAGGCGCGCACCGTGTTCGGCGGGCAGGTCGCGGCCACCCCGGTCGTCACCTACACGCTCATCACGCTGAACGTGCTGGCGTACGTGGCGGAGGTGCTCTCCGAACGGGTCGTGGACCGGTTCGCGATGCTGGGCGTCTGGGTCGACCAGTTCGGCATGGTCCGGCCCGGCGGGGTGGCGGACGGCGAGTTCCACCGGCTGATCACGGCGGCGTTCCTGCACTCGCCGCCGGGCAGCTCGTTCAGCATCACCCACATCCTGTTCAACATGTGGGCGCTGTGGGTGCTGGGCTCCCAGCTCGAGCAGGTCCTGGGCCGGTGGCGGTTCACCGCCCTGTACCTGCTGTCCGCGCTCGGCGGCTCGGTCCTGCTCTACCTGGTCAACCCGACCGGCGCGGCGGTCGGCGCCTCCGGTGCGATCTTCGGCCTGTTCGGCGCGTTCTTCGTGGTCGCCAAGCGGATGAACGCCCCCACCGGCGGCATCGTCACCCTGCTGGTGCTCAACCTGGTGATCACGTTCACGGTGAGCGGCATCTCCTGGGAGGGCCACATCGGCGGGCTGATCGTCGGCGGTCTGCTCACCGCCGCGTTCGCCTTCGCCCCGCGCGCCAACCGCACCGCCCTGCACGTCGCCGCCGTGGCGGGCGTCTTCCTCCTGCTGATGGTCCTGGTCGTCGTCCAGACCGTCCGGCTCAGCGACGTCACGATGCTCTGA